TCTAACTTGTTGGGCCTGTCTATATGAACCTTTTTTAGTCGACATGGTTGAGCCCGTTTATCGAAGATAAAAGAACCTCTCTGACACATACATAATATTTGGCCGgaaacaaaaccaaaacaaaaataataaaaataaaattcattgatcaacttgatgatcagGTGATTTATAAATGTATATTTCAATCATTAATTGCGTGTATAATATATCCATAAGTACTTGTACGATATTATACATACCACCATAGGAGCTGAGCAGGTTAATTTGATCTAGTTAGGTTAATTctcgtttgtttttataattatttttatctcatcttatttcatcattataatttttttaaattcatatataaaataaataaaatattaatcaacttttttaaattttaaaataaaaataatattaaaatatatattttaataatattttatttaatttttaatttttattttaatttattttattttatcttatctcatttaataatTACCCGACGGCTCCTTTCTCAATGGAAAAGTTGAAGATATACTCGACCTACTATACATGTAAAAACAAGAGGAAATCCATGGacacatcattttctcaattaaGAACTGTCGACACCAACCTCTTCATGAAAGTGACAGAAgaactagtactatattattccaaaactatatatatatatatatgacaatatataaacttattaatatgcaACTAATTATACTGCATTGAAAAGGTTCCAACAGGACAAAATTAACCTAACATATCATTAGAAAAAAatggtatctatatatatattggaaaatTCTCTACTGaaatggtttttaattttttttttacttagctattaagtgtttttaaataaatatgtatttttttatttttaaaaaatatttaaatagtttaaaaaaatggtaaaacaaaaagtgaaaaaaaaaataaaaaaacagatttGTAAATTTCGGTGGAAATCCACTGTGTACGTACGTAGCATGATCCTTCGTTTTGGGGTACTGAAAAATACAATTGTACTGCAAACTGCTGTGTGGTTCAAAAGTACTTCCAAAACGCATTTTGCGAGTCATGTacctatatatctatatatatagtactagagcTAGTGGTTCTCTTCAGATTGATGAATTACTGTTTCTACCGTCATTACttgaaaagagaaaggaaaatattaTTCCCACAGTCAATTTTTATCGAAACTGTTTAtcgaaattttttaattttttttatttaatgataaagtaagtatttttaaattgatatatgatttttttatttttaaaaatatttaaatagcttaaaaaatagtgaaaaaaaaaatagagttgcACTTATCAGCAGAGGAAATCCTGTGTGTACTTAAACTAGAAGTGGCTATAACTTGttaattaattcattttcatattatatattaatgattGTGAAGATCTTTAATTAATGTAGCCATGGCCTGCATATATATAAGATCACGAGACTAACTAATTAATCTGGTGTAGTACATagcctagctatatatatatatgatcagttCATGTGACTAagattcattaattaattacttaatcCTGCTGCGCGCTCATCACGTTCAATTAGATCATGATATAATTAATACGGTTGCTATATATGTTAATTGATTAGAGtaagtttaatttcctttatattGAAATTAAATGTACGTGGGAGTGATTTTAGAAAAGAAACGTATAGGTTATAGGCTTGAGTTGTCAAAATTAAAGTCAGTTAGTAAAGGGAAAGCcataatgtaaatatggaaCGACGATAACTACAAGTCAACTCATGACCCTATATGCCTGTTCGGTCGCACCAGTCATTCCATGCATGCAGCATCGCAAACTTGTTATTTCCTCAGATCACCGTACCACAAGCATTGATTTCCATTCTCCATACAATCCTTGCAGACTTATCCTGGAGATTTTATTTACCCTCCCAGCTCCCCCCTGGCCtcccttctctcttctctctccattttttttgcccttttagATCTTGTCATTTTAAGTACTAGCTACTTGATGAAATTCTTCTAGGACTTTCAAGGTGATCTATAGTACTCCATCTTCTGGGTAACTatttgatctctctctctctctctctctctctctctctctctctctgtgttcaTGCGTGCGCCCTCGAGTGATTTCGGGAGTAATGGATAAACGTCCGCGGAAACAAGCCAAGATCAGTACCAAGAGCTCCACGTCAGAAGGTTCTGTATTTCTTTCCTTCAAAATTCTTGGCCTGCTACTTCAGTTTTCCGTTGCTATGGATCCGTTTGGTTTCCAAGAAAATTTATAAGAATGGGTAGACTAATTAATTTCTACTATGCATAAGACCAGAGAGATCATCTATATATAACTCGATACGTATATATAATATGTCTACCCAAAAAATTCAGAATATGCGATACGCATACTACAACACCCTTGTAATAATTTATTGTTTGTGGGTGCAGAAGTGAGCAGTATTGAGTGGGAGTTCATAAAGATGACTGAACAAGAAGAGGATCTCATCTTCCGGATGTACAAACTTGTTGGGGACAGGTATAGAATTCACTTCCCAAACGTACTTCAGTTTGCTTCTTACCATTTTTAGATTTGTTTTTAGTGTTAGATTTAGCTTCAAACAGCACGCAAAAGATCATGATAACATACTCGCactaaattaattatatcactGTACATAATGtcatacattttttaaaacggGAAGTACTTTAGGAAAATTAGGAGAAGCAACCGCAGATTTAAGGCCAAAGATTGAGAGTATAGGGCTAGTTCACACATGACTTTCTTCAAAACGGCCTAATCTTTGAACGAATGGCATAGAGCCTTTTGCACCTAATTCGGATCATCTTCATCTCCCTAGCTCGAGGCAATCCATGGCGCGCGCAGTACGTGATCTGTTTCTTCGTCTCCATCATGAACTAGTAGATCAGTACTCGATCAGAACCAAGAAACGCAATGGCTAGGACGACAGGCATGCTGTGGACCCGATATATGCTTTAGCTTATGCTCTTGCTATTCTTTAGAAGTTAGGTGGCCATGAGGGCAAGCCACGACAGCGTCAATACAAGAAAGAAGCATGATCATAAAATGAAACAGTCAAGACGAATAATTGCTCAGTAGCTAGCACGCTCTTCGAGTATTCGGCAGCATTTAGATGT
This Carya illinoinensis cultivar Pawnee chromosome 11, C.illinoinensisPawnee_v1, whole genome shotgun sequence DNA region includes the following protein-coding sequences:
- the LOC122281189 gene encoding transcription factor CPC-like; protein product: MDKRPRKQAKISTKSSTSEEVSSIEWEFIKMTEQEEDLIFRMYKLVGDRWDLIAGRIPGRKPEEIERFWIMRHGEVFAQKRVDAANYDL